The proteins below are encoded in one region of Ammospiza nelsoni isolate bAmmNel1 chromosome 23, bAmmNel1.pri, whole genome shotgun sequence:
- the RAB7B gene encoding ras-related protein Rab-7b, protein MDASKKVDLKIIIIGALGVGKTSLLHQYVHKTFYEDYRTTLGASILTKVLPVDSTPLKLQIWDTGGQERFRSMVSTFYKGSDGCMLAFDVTDRESFEALDNWRDDFLEKVIPREQDFPMVVLGNKIDLSDRQVPKETASAWCKEKDIPYFEVSAKNNINVAEAFETLAKQALSTYKGILESYLTDSIKLTPNDKPKQRCC, encoded by the exons ATGGATGCCAGCAAGAAGGTGGATCTGAAGATCATCATCATCGGAGCTCTGGG CGTGGGCAAGACCTCCCTGCTGCACCAGTACGTGCACAAGACGTTCTACGAGGATTACCGCACCACGCTGGGCGCCAGCATCCTCACCAAGGTCCTGCCCGTGGACAGCACCCCCCTGAAGCTGCAG ATctgggacacggggggacaggAGCGGTTCCGGTCCATGGTGTCGACCTTCTACAAAGGCTCGGACGGCTGCATGCTGGCCTTTGATGTGACAGACAGGGAGTCCTTTGAGGCCCTGGACAACTGGAGAGATGATTTCCTGGAGAAGGTCATCCCCAGGGAGCAGGATTTCCCCATGGTGGTGCTGGGGAACAAGATAGACCTCAGTGACCGGCAG GTGCCCAAGGAAACAGCCTCAGCCTGGTGCAAGGAGAAGGACATCCCCTATTTCGAGGTCAGCGCCAAGAACAACATCAACGTGGCCGAGGCTTTCGAGACGCTGGCGAAGCAGGCGCTGAGCACG TATAAAGGGATTTTGGAGAGTTATTTGACCGACTCCATCAAGCTCACTCCCAACGACAAGCCcaagcagagatgctgctga